One Geothermobacter hydrogeniphilus genomic window, ATTTTATAAAATTTATAAATACGGAATTAGGTCTGATGATGGTAGAAAATATAATGTTTCAATGTATTTATCAGAGAATTGGAAAATTAAATTCAAAGTAATTTTTGATAAAAATTTTTCGGTGTATGAAGAATTATTGAGAACTGCCAAGGATATTTTGGATAGCCAAGAAATTCGTAAATATTTACCAGAATCAGAAATAGAGAAAGTTTATGAAATGGCAAGTAAGTTAGAAATAAATAGATTTTCTACTCATATTGATATTTGACTGTTTGTAGAGTAGAGGGGAGGGGTTTCTCAATAAAGAAAATGTTTGATCTTTTCCCCCTTTTCGCCAATCTCCGTCATCGCATCAATACCGATCTGCAGGTGGCTGTCGGCCCAGCGTTGCGTCACTTGCTGGTCCGATTCCTCGGTTTTGACTCCCTCGGGAGTCAGGGGGACGTCTGAGACCAGCAACAGCGCGCCGCGGGCGATGACGTTGTAGTGGCCGACGATGAAGATGGTCGCGGTTTCCATGTCGATGCCGATGCTGGTGGTCTTCTTGAGTTTCTGCAGAAAGGCCTCGTCATGTTCCCAGATGCGGCGATTGGTCGAATAGACCACCCCGGTGCGGTAATCGTGGCCATGTTCGAGGATCTTCTCCGAAACGAACTTGTGCAGTTTAAAGGATGGCAACGCCGGGACTTCGGCCGGAAAGTAATCGTTGCTGGTTCCCTCGCCGCGAATTGCCGCATTCGGCAGAATGAAGTGGCCGATCTCGGTCGATTTTTTCAATCCGCCGCATTTGCCGAGAAACAGTGCCCCTTTGGGCTGGATGGCACTGAGCAGGTCCATAATGGTGGCGGCGTTCGCTGAACCGATGCCGAAGTTGATGATGGTCAGACCGTTGCTGTTGGTCGCCGACTGCATCGGCCTGTTTTCTCCCTGGATATCACAACCGAACTTCTCCGCAAACTTGACGACATAGTGTCGGAAGTTGGTGAGCAGGATGTAGTCACCGAAGCCGTCGAGCGGCATTCCGGTGTAACGCGGTAACCAGTTTTTGGTGATCTCATGACGATCGAGCATGGAACCTCTCCCTGAAAAGTCAAAATCTCTTTAAAAGGATAGGGGGCGGCGGCGATTTGGCAAGCCTTTGAAGGCGACGGGGTGCCAGCCCTTGATGCAATCAGGGGCGTTTTACCTTTATTCCTTTGTACGGAAGAGAACAGCATCCTTGCATGGGGGCAGGGGCGACCGGCCGGTCGCCCGTACTCGAAATATCATCTTTTCAGTGTCATGCTTTGTTTTAGAGCAGCACCATGGTCAGGGTCAGTGTCGCCAGGCTGGCCAGGGTCGAGACCAGGACCACGGAGGTGACGAAATCGGGAACGATATCGTTTTCCCTGGCGATGATCGCCACCAGGACGGCGGTCGGCATGCCGGCCTGGAGGACGCCGGCGGCAAAGTCGATCTGCCCCAGGCCGAAGGACAGGGCGATCAGGGCGGCGAGGGCCGGGGCCAGCAGCAGGCGGATGGCGGAGGCGGCAAACACGTCCGGCGACAATCTGACCCGCTTTTGCTCCAGCAGCTGCAGGCCGAGGGCGAACAGCATCACCGGAATCATGGCATCGGCCAGCAGGCCGATCATGCGCGACAAGACCAGCGGGACGGTCAGGTGGCTGTTGGCGACCGCCAGGCCCGGTATCGTCGCCCAGAGCGCCGGGGTTCTCAGCAGTCCTTTCAGGGCCCCCGATCCCCCGCCGCGCGCCCAGCCGGCGGCACTGACACAGACCACGAAGGCGACGATGGTGATGGCGACAAAGTAGATGGTCGCCGGGGCCAGCGCCGCTTCGCCCAGCCGGAAGCGGATCACCGCCAGTCCATAATTGCCGACATTGCCGAAGGACGCGATCATCACGAACGCAGCGATCATTTCCCGGGAACGTCCCAGCAGTCGGGCCAGTCCGCCGGCGACGAGCGCGGCGAGCAGGTGGGTGGTCGCGGCGACGCCGATCAGTTTCGCCGCGGCGGAGAGGGGGATGCCGGACTGGCTGAGAGCCTGGAAGATGAAGGCCGGGACGAAGACGTAGTAGGCGACCCGGGTCAGAGTCCGGGCCTGCAGGGCGAGGCGGTTTCCCAGCAGGTAGCCCAGGGCGATAATGCCGAAAACCGGCAGAATGACGTTGAGAAAAACAGTGAAGAGTTCTGACATGGGGGTTCCGTTGACGGGGTCGCTGCCTTTTTGAGGAGGCGGTGGTTGATTCAGGTTTCAGGATGGCTGGTACGACGATATCGTCACAGCGAAAATCAGAACTGAAAACAGGATCCCCTGTTATGCCCGGGTCGTTACAAACCTTTGGGTTCAGGTTTTGCGCACAATTACGCTGCCGGCCGAATAGCCGGCGCCGAAGGAGCAGATCACCCCGAGATCGCCTGCGGCAAGACCGTCATGGTGCAGGTGGAAGGCGATGATCGAGCCGGCCGAGCTGGTGTTGGCGTAGCGGTCGAGGATGACCGGGGCCTCTTCGGCACTGGCCTCGCGGCCGAGTACTTTCTTGCTGATCAGCAGGTTCATGTTGAGATTGGCCTGGTGCAGCCAGAGACGCCTGAGCTGGTCCGGGGCAATATCATTGGCCGCCAGGTGGTCACGGATCAGCCCGGCCACCATCGGAATCACTTCCTTGAAGACCTTGCGGCCCTGCTGGATGAAGAGTTTGTCGGGGCTGTTGATGGTTTCCGGCGTAGCCCGGTTGAGAAAACCGAAGTTGTTGCGGATGTTGTTGGAGAAAGAGGTTGTCAGCCGGGTTGAAAGGATTTCGAAGGCATTCTGCGCGGTGCAGGTTTCAGCCGCCTCAATCAGGATCGCGGTGCAGGCGTCGCCGAAGATGAAATGGCTGTCGCGGTCGCGGAAGTTGAGATGGCCGGTGCAGATCTCCGGATTGATGACCAGTACGGCGCGCGCCTGTCCCCGGGCGATGGCGTCGCAGGCGCTCTGGATGGCGAAGGTGGCCGAGGAGCAGGCCATGTTCATGTCGACGGCGAAACCTTCGATGCCCAGCTGGTGCTGGATTTCGATGGCGACGGCCGGGTAGGGGCGCTGCAGGTTGGAGCAGGCGACCATCACCGCGCCAACCTCTGCCGCATTTTTTCCGGCGGCCTGCAGTGCCTGGCGGGCCGCGGCGACGCCCATCTCGCATTGCAGCGACGGTTCCTCGTTGCTCCGCTCGGGCAGTCGCGGACACATGATTTCCGGATCGAGAATCCCGCTCTTGTTGACCACGTAACGGTTCTTGATTCCCGAGGCCTTTTCGATGAACTCGCAGCTCGATTCCGGCAGCGGCTCCATCTGTCCCTGCGCGATCTGTCCGGCGTGCTGCCGGTTGTGGATGGCAACGTAGCGGTTGTAGGCTGTGACCAGTTCCTGGTTGGAAATCGCCTCGGGCGGCGTGTAGAGCCCGGTACCGCTGATCATGAGAGGTTTCATGCCCTGTTTTTCTCCCCTGGTTTCGAATGAAGATCCGTTAGCCTAACTTATTCTGTAGTCGAGGTAAATATCTGAGCCGGTCGTTGTTTGGAACCGGTATTTCACAGAGTTCAGTCCTGAGCTCCCGATGCCGCCCACCCTTCCGTGGTTCCAGTCGGGTACACGTGATCTGGGGAACCTGCTAGACTGAATCCCATGAACAGAAACAGAAAGACTATGATCGGGATGCTGATTCCCCTCGTCGGCGGGCTGCTGTTTTTTGCCGCCGGCCGTCTGGAATCCGCCTCCCCTGCCGCGAAGGAGTCTGCCATGGCAACCAGCGAACATCCCCTCACTCACCCGGCCGGCCCGACTCGCTACGCGCTGTTCGGCGCTGGCTGATTCTGGGGCGTCGACTCCCGGTTCGGGAGTCTGCCCGGCGTGATCGGGACCACGGTCGGTTATGCCGGCGGCACCACCCCGCACCCCGAATACCGTGCCATGGGGGATCACACCGAAACCCTGCTGGTCGAATACGACCCGGCGCGGATCGGCTACGACGCGCTGCTGGAGGTCTTCTGGGGCCTGCACGATCCGATGTCCCAGCCCCATCTGCGCCAGTATCGCAACGTGGTTTTTTATCTCGACGCGGAGCAGCAGCGGCAGATCGAAGTCTCGGTGGAGCGGGTCCGGCAGCGGAGCGGGCGGCCGGTCAACACCGCTGTCGAGCCGGCCGGAGTCTTCACCGCGGCCGAGGATTACCACCAGAAATATTACCTGCGCGGCGCTGACAACCTGCTGCAGGGGCTGCGCGGCAATTACCCCGATGAGAAGAGCCTGATCGCCTCCACCGCCGCGGCCCGCATCAACGGTTTTCTCGGCTGTCATGGTGATCCCGAAACCCTGGCGGCCGATATCGCCGCGCTAGGGCTCCCGGAAGCGATGCAACTGGAGCTGCTGGAATACCTGACGCTCAGGTGCCGTAATTTTCGCGGCGTGCCCTGCGCCCTGCCGCGGCAGTGATCTTGACCCGCGGGGACAGTCCCTCTCTGCAAAAGGGACTGTCCCCTTCCCACACTCTTCACCCGGCCCAGCGCTGAAATCACTTTCTTCCCGCCGATAACTCTGGCACCATAGGCCCCATGTCCAAACCGATCATCCTCAGCTTTGATCTCACCCGCGATCTCTGGCGCCGGTTCTACGAAGCCCACTACGGCTGCGATACGTCCCTGAAGTGGCGTACCCTCTGGGGGGGCTGCTGCATTGTCATCGGCAGCATGGGGTTCGGTGGCTTTTACCACTCGCCGGTGATTGCCTCGCTGCTGCTTCTCACCGGTTTTTTCGGCGTGCTGTCGAAACAGTTGCTGGTCATCAAGTCCCTGCGCGGAGCCGGTGGTCATCCCTTCTTCGGCAGGGAGCTGGTCGTGGCGATCACGCCGGAGGAGATCGCGGTACGCAGCGGCAACGAGGGCTACCGCCAGCCCTGGGATAATTTTATCGGCTACCGCGTCCTTGATCCCGGCCTGCTTCTCTACCACGACCGCAGTTCCTTCTTCTTCATCCCCGCTTCCAGCATGTCGGCCGGCGACGCGAAGCAGGTTG contains:
- a CDS encoding AMP nucleosidase, coding for MLDRHEITKNWLPRYTGMPLDGFGDYILLTNFRHYVVKFAEKFGCDIQGENRPMQSATNSNGLTIINFGIGSANAATIMDLLSAIQPKGALFLGKCGGLKKSTEIGHFILPNAAIRGEGTSNDYFPAEVPALPSFKLHKFVSEKILEHGHDYRTGVVYSTNRRIWEHDEAFLQKLKKTTSIGIDMETATIFIVGHYNVIARGALLLVSDVPLTPEGVKTEESDQQVTQRWADSHLQIGIDAMTEIGEKGEKIKHFLY
- a CDS encoding AEC family transporter, with the translated sequence MSELFTVFLNVILPVFGIIALGYLLGNRLALQARTLTRVAYYVFVPAFIFQALSQSGIPLSAAAKLIGVAATTHLLAALVAGGLARLLGRSREMIAAFVMIASFGNVGNYGLAVIRFRLGEAALAPATIYFVAITIVAFVVCVSAAGWARGGGSGALKGLLRTPALWATIPGLAVANSHLTVPLVLSRMIGLLADAMIPVMLFALGLQLLEQKRVRLSPDVFAASAIRLLLAPALAALIALSFGLGQIDFAAGVLQAGMPTAVLVAIIARENDIVPDFVTSVVLVSTLASLATLTLTMVLL
- a CDS encoding beta-ketoacyl-ACP synthase III: MKPLMISGTGLYTPPEAISNQELVTAYNRYVAIHNRQHAGQIAQGQMEPLPESSCEFIEKASGIKNRYVVNKSGILDPEIMCPRLPERSNEEPSLQCEMGVAAARQALQAAGKNAAEVGAVMVACSNLQRPYPAVAIEIQHQLGIEGFAVDMNMACSSATFAIQSACDAIARGQARAVLVINPEICTGHLNFRDRDSHFIFGDACTAILIEAAETCTAQNAFEILSTRLTTSFSNNIRNNFGFLNRATPETINSPDKLFIQQGRKVFKEVIPMVAGLIRDHLAANDIAPDQLRRLWLHQANLNMNLLISKKVLGREASAEEAPVILDRYANTSSAGSIIAFHLHHDGLAAGDLGVICSFGAGYSAGSVIVRKT
- a CDS encoding YcxB family protein — its product is MSKPIILSFDLTRDLWRRFYEAHYGCDTSLKWRTLWGGCCIVIGSMGFGGFYHSPVIASLLLLTGFFGVLSKQLLVIKSLRGAGGHPFFGRELVVAITPEEIAVRSGNEGYRQPWDNFIGYRVLDPGLLLYHDRSSFFFIPASSMSAGDAKQVVAIVAAAGVEKL